A single genomic interval of Suncus etruscus isolate mSunEtr1 chromosome 12, mSunEtr1.pri.cur, whole genome shotgun sequence harbors:
- the LOC126024127 gene encoding gastrokine-3-like, translating into MQKPDPKTKFEQSTKEEEVFGGEQVNSSDSDYPLDGSVGTQSIHVNALRGIVSIRDNNVLSEWDGILDYKNALLVTKLFSKMACVLTKMDQDTFPTLDDFRKALYKQDIKHSPSTRGLTYTVLPTRVKNLAQYGMAIKDMCREVPTYFAHQHKEGAALAIDPDSCFELHLLSFMGLSICGEISGL; encoded by the exons ATGCAGAAACCTGATCCCAAGACTAAATTTGAACAGTCAACCAAGGAAGAGGAAGTTTTTGGTGGAGAGCAGGTG AACTCCAGTGACAGTGATTATCCTTTGGATGGATCTGTTGGGACCCAGAGCATCCATGTTAATGCCTTGCGGGGTATAGTCAGCATCAGAGACAACAATGTTTTGAGTGAATGGGATGGAATCTTGGACTACAAGAAT GCTCTTTTGGTGACTAAACTGTTTAGCAAGATGGCCTGTGTCCTGACCAAGATGGACCAAGATACCTTTCCAACTCTGGATGACTTTAGGAAAGCCCTGTACAAGCAG GATATAAAACATTCCCCTTCCACTCGTGGTTTGACCTACACTGTGTTGCCCACTCGGGTCAAGAACCTTGCCCAGTATGGAATGGCCATCAAGGACATGTGCAGAGAGGTCCCCACCTACTTTGCCCACCAACACAAAGAAG GTGCTGCCCTGGCAATTGACCCTGATTCCTGTTTCGAGCTCCACCTTCTGTCCTTTATGGGACTCTCTATCTGTGGTGAGATCTCTGGGCTCTGA